In Miscanthus floridulus cultivar M001 chromosome 5, ASM1932011v1, whole genome shotgun sequence, one genomic interval encodes:
- the LOC136453798 gene encoding 60 kDa jasmonate-induced protein-like: MPQRKVFIFLVACFCTLSLALAAPPIHHIYFNLKTQNYQHVYSKLKELLQRPSTPKYNPTNVIGRFVLGQQRRDFHGEPPGWIYIHIEGVAKEDKVTLAIAIDDLYLIGFSNATNHWYKFRGGFRGLPVGAIELPIKENYREMIDGGHKNLWMVPLGKQSAIHATKGLARYDSLPQNKPQLKDGLVRCVVMFCEAMRFKVFRDTFSGKNWEKETFISEDKAKYVVDWGSLSTLLILWDRTKHWGVTKGRYQSLADKVKKNSNVNGMLDAWNIVDFLLRPTDI, translated from the coding sequence ATGCCGCAGCGCAAGGTTTTCATATTTTTAGTGGCCTGCTTTTGCACCCTTAGCTTGGCTTTAGCAGCTCCACCTATCCACCATATCTATTTTAACCTTAAAACTCAAAATTACCAGCATGTGTACAGCAAGCTAAAAGAGCTACTGCAGCGCCCGAGCACGCCAAAATATAACCCCACAAATGTGATTGGAAGATTTGTCCTCGGGCAACAACGTCGCGATTTCCATGGCGAGCCGCCTGGGTGGATCTACATCCACATTGAGGGCGTTGCAAAAGAAGACAAGGTGACACTAGCCATAGCTATTGATGATCTCTATCTTATTGGCTTCAGTAATGCCACTAACCATTGGTACAAGTTTAGGGGCGGATTCCGAGGTTTACCCGTGGGAGCCATCGAGCTACCGATTAAAGAGAATTATAGAGAAATGATTGACGGAGGTCACAAGAATCTTTGGATGGTTCCTTTAGGAAAACAATCGGCCATACATGCCACCAAGGGACTTGCAAGGTACGACTCTCTGCCACAAAACAAACCCCAACTCAAAGACGGGCTGGTTAGGTgtgtggtcatgttttgtgaagcCATGCGGTTCAAAGTGTTCCGCGACACATTCTCGGGCAAGAACTGGGAGAAGGAGACCTTCATATCTGAGGACAAGGCAAAGTATGTTGTCGACTGGGGATCGCTCTCAACGCTCCTCATTCTGTGGGACCGAACCAAACATTGGGGTGTTACTAAAGGCCGATATCAGAGTCTTGCTGACAAAGTGAAAAAGAATAGTAACGTCAACGGTATGCTCGATGCTTGGAACATCGTTGATTTTCTGCTTCGCCCAACGGATATATAA
- the LOC136453799 gene encoding uncharacterized protein → MEQLPDDMLANVLGRLPPSSLAASRCVRKHWCSIIDARRLLLTDLLPLRVEAFFCNSYFIFNRTFLFARPTAARRIPGGHLDFFDDDDVSPIAMDHCNGLLLHYEMVVNPATRQWATWPPVPQHLDDLSPSYSRHCFALVYDPMVSPNHYEVFLITLPGSGYVYNHNDGSSSRIFEDDDFQQEWPPLSYTVYVFSSSTKEWRWEERSFVRRQGGEAVGTIADMHIDESSSKHKTVYFRRSLYVHCPNDSIMRLSLSDDKYQMIKPPPAAGSKTKTSCHCDASSYLGKSEKGVYYAILDLDGPQFQVWLLTEFSGQSQTEWVLKCNVSLQATLNFARHIDAEYGVDGPWILNYEEKEAQPTAQEEEFAEWDFDNAVTVLETETNDKTGSIDFLGFHPYKDISFLFISNRVISYHLNNSKVQDLGTINIPQMEDAFPYTPCWMGELSEKNKA, encoded by the exons ATGGAGCAGTTACCTGACGACATGCTGGCCAATGTCCTGGGCCGCCTCCCTCCCAGCAGCCTAGCGGCGTCACGTTGTGTCCGCAAGCACTGGTGCTCCATCATCGACGCCCGACGCCTCCTGCTCACCGACCTCCTCCCTCTTCGCGTCGAGGCTTTCTTCTGCAACAGCTACTTCATATTCAATCGCACGTTCCTCTTCGCACGCCCCACGGCGGCGCGCCGAATCCCCGGCGGCCACCTTGACTTCTTCGACGACGATGACGTCTCTCCGATAGCCATGGATCACTGCAATGGTCTCCTCTTGCATTACGAGATGGTGGTTAACCCTGCCACACGACAATGGGCCACCTGGCCTCCCGTACCACAACACCTGGATGACTTGTCTCCGTCGTATAGCCGCCACTGCTTTGCCCTTGTATACGATCCCATGGTGTCGCCTAATCACTATGAGGTGTTTCTTATCACCTTACCTGGTTCTGGTTATGTTTACAACCACAACGATGGTAGCAGCAGTCGCATCTTCGAAGACGACGACTTTCAGCAAGAATGGCCGCCATTGTCATACACTGTGTATGTCTTCTCCTCCTCCACCAAAGAATGGAGGTGGGAGGAGAGGTCCTTTGTTCGCCGCCAAGGAGGGGAGGCTGTTGGGACCATCGCCGATATGCACATCGACGAATCCAGCAGTAAACACAAGACCGTCTATTTCCGGAGATCACTTTATGTGCATTGTCCAAATGATTCCATCATGAG ACTATCTTTGTCCGATGACAAGTACCAAATGATTAAACCACCGCCAGCAGCAGGGAGCAAAACTAAAACTAGTTGTCATTGCGATGCTTCTTCTTATTTAGGAAAATCAGAGAAAGGGGTATACTATGCGATCCTTGATTTGGATGGCCCCCAATTTCAAGTTTGGTTGCTCACTGAATTTTCTGGTCAGAGTCAGACAGAGTGGGTGCTCAAGTGTAACGTCAGCCTTCAAGCAACGCTGAATTTCGCCCGTCATATTGATGCTGAATACGGCGTCGACGGACCATGGATCCTTAACTATGAGGAGAAGGAAGCACAACCTACTGCACAAGAGGAGGAGTTTGCTGAATGGGACTTTGATAATGCTGTTACCGTCCTTGAAACCGAGACCAATGACAAGACGGGTTCAATAGATTTCCTTGGTTTTCATCCTTACAAAGACATTTCCTTCCTTTTCATATCAAATAGGGTAATATCTTATCATTTGAACAACTCAAAGGTTCAAGATTTAGGCACCATAAATATACCTCAAATGGAAGACGCATTCCCATACACACCATGCTGGATGGGGGAGTTATCTGAAAAGAATAAAGCATAG